CTCGTAACTTATTCATTCAGTTTTATCCTTCTTAGTAGCGTCTTTAGTCCTATCAATGAGTTTGCTGAAAGCGGTCAAGACGTCGCTACTAAAGTCAAAAGCAGGAATAGCTAAGTCATATGCGTTGCTGGAACTGGAAACATTTACACCgcatattttcttcttgcacAATGTCTCATAGTTTGCCTCACAGACTGAAAATCTATATGATGCGTTGTTCGCGGTACTCATATCCCACTGGACAGGAGTGGGGTGTCTAGCCATAACCACTTCACCATTCACTTCTTAGTCTACTTTTTGGCACATGTCATTTACACAGGATACATCGCTGCCTATCGCCCTTTGATATAGTCGCATTACCCGTGAGTGAATCTTAGGAGCTAATATAACCCCTTGTTGAACTTTACGAAATACATAGTACTATTATCATACACTCTTTCGATATCCTGTCTACTCTGAATCCCTTGAAATAAATACTGTCGTTCGTCGCAGTGGTTGTAGCTATACTTTATACAGTGAGACtactgaaaaatattgataaatGACCCATGATATGTGCTTGTTCTTAATTAAATTTCGTTATTAGCATCTCATGTTCTAGCACTTCTGACTACTTAAACACACAGTTGTATATTTTCAACCAAACGTTGACGAATGCTAACATTCTACATGTTGGAAATGCTCGGGCACATGCAATTTACTGACAGAATTGAAGCATATTGAATATTACGTTCACCAACAACACTCGAGTGTCTAAATCACGTTAGCAGCAATAGTCTTTGATATATTGTAATCTTAACCGGATGGAGTTAAAGATGAAGCTACAATTATGGGATCTCTATTTTGATGATCTCTGTGAATGCCTATCGGATCAAGTTTATACGCTGTAGTATCAAATTGTGTTCTAGTGCAGTTTGGAGCGTAATAGGTTGTACAATATATTGTTTGACTGCGGTGGTTTTGTGAAAGGCATGGGCATCGTGACATTTCAATTTGTATCTAAACCTGTAAGGTGTACCTGTGTAATAATTTGTTGTTGCATTCCCCTTTACAGTTATGCCACCTTAGTGTTAACCTGGAATAAAGTATCGCTTTCAACTTTCGAATTTTTAGTTTtcaaagaacaagaacatTGACTGACAACAGAAAAGCTAGGTGTCTTAACTTATTTTAGGCATCTCGGAAGCCTTGTATAAAATGAATAACTTATGTTGGTTGCCTGTCATATCTGAGAGGCTATTCGCTTGGAATCGTGGTAACTATATCAGACATGCGAATTATCATTCATTCTAGATGGTAACGACGTGTTGTATCTTTACCCAAGCTGATTACAACAACCCAGTGACAGAGCGCTGCTAACGATCCTATGTAAGAATAACTATGTAAAAACTTCAAAGGCAGTAAAGTTTGATGATGACAATATCCCAGATTCTCTTCCAATAAAGATAGAATATGTTGTATGTACCCTCAGAACAAGAAATCATTGTTTATTGGCATAGCCAAATAAGGGTCCTCACTTAAGTTGCTAGAACCTCTCGTATAGATGTGATGTAGAAATCTTTGACCAGAAGAATAACACCAAACTATCACCAAATGTAGTGTAGACTAAAATGCAAGAACTGAAAACGATAGtgtaaaaatcaaaatagACTACATTTAAAACGATTAATAGAAATGCTACTCCTTTATTGTGAGATTCGAAGAGGAGAGCATCTAGTGTGATCTTTATACATAACAATATCGCCTTCATCTAAGGTTGGGAAccccaaaaaaaaaatactacaATGTCCTACTGTTTCTCAGGTCTCGAAGCAATGTTAGTGGCATCCTCTAGTAACCAAAACGAGGACTGCTTAGGAAAGTACCTATTTTAGCTGTCAATAACAACGATTCAGATTGGATTGTTTCTGCGAGAGAACAATACGACTTCCCATTCCCCAGTAGTCCTATTAGGAGCAAGTGAGTAAACAGTCAGAATACCTAATCATTTAGTTGTCTGTACCCTTAATATGATCTATTCAAGGAACGACCCACGCCCTTAAAATGGTACTTTTAGAAGGTTATGCTAAATACCCGGATATTCTCGTGGGTAGTTGTTTACTTTCTCCTTACTAGGTACCGTAACATCATAagttgtattttttctttcttcatgACAGGTCAGCTTCAAAAAGGCTACAGCTAAGGCGCTTATGTCAACACCTGAACTGAATTATACAACATCAAACGCCCAACAAAATATCAGAAATAACTCAACAATATGCCGCTAAAAGTTCACCGGAACGAACTATCAAAGTGCACAGGCAAGCATCGAttaaaaaacaatgaaaactAAATAAATAAGACAAGATGTATTTCATATTCCGTATTTCCTTAACATTCTGATGATTGATCTGTTAtggaagataaaaaaaaatactgaaACATTAATGAATACCCACTAAAAGTTAACAAGCGAAAGCCACTACCTGTTAGGTTCGTCTTCGTTCCTCTATAGAAGGTGAAAACGCTATATGGCAACTTCAATCACCAAAACGAAATACAGCGCACCTCTTCCAAAATGAAGATACGAAAGGAATCTTACGTGaactatttttctttcttcttaaaTGTCCTAGAACATTGCACCCAAATAGTGATTGTGACTTCGAAAAGCCAGAAACTTACGAAGTAGAATGGAAAGTCGTGCCTTTTGTCAGAAACTAGAAAGTTCAAAAAGAGGCTCCGGTTATTGTCAAGGCGAAATTTTGGAGATCTCGAATGCTTAATATCAGCagttttttgatatataCTAATTCAGGCAAGAACTTTTTACGGCCACTGAATGCAATGTAGAACATGAAGGCTAAAGATCGAATAGCCAGTTTAGGATAATCAAATGCAACCTGTCTACAGAGTCAATAACCAAAAATTGTTAAAAGAAGAGAGGATACCAGTGAACTTTTTGTTATCTCAAAGCTCTAAAGTTAAAAGTGGTGGTAGCCTTGGCTTTTTCACTTCTCTCTTACATGCTCGTACAACAGCCTCGAGCGAAGAGTTGCAAAACTATGAATTCAATTCTCTAAACGATGTTTCCCGCACTCCAATCGAAATGCACTTAACCCGCAACACAATtgacattctttttttttttttttttttttgctattTGCTTTCTGCATGCATAAAAGCGAGACTCGCATAGTAGCATTTTATCACTTTCTCTCCTTTCCTGAAAGCTGACATGAGCATACATGATGTCCGAACAATACTCTGTCGCAGTCGGTAAAGCTGCCAATGAGCATGAGACTGCCCCTAGAAGAAATATCAGAGTTAAGAAGCGGCCCTTAATTAGACCATTGAACTCGTCAGCATCTACTCTGTACGAATTTGCCTTGGAATGTTTCAATAAGGGCGGTAAGCGAGATGGTATGGCTTGGAGAGACGTTATCGAGATTCATgagacaaagaaaactgtCGTTAGAAAAGTAGAcggtaaagaaaaatctacAGAAAAGTCCTGGTTGTACTACGAAATGACACCATATAAAACTATGACCTACCAAGAACTGACATGGACTATGCACGACATGGGTCGTGGGCTGGTAAAAATTGGTATCAAGCCCAATGGAGAACAAAAGTTTCACATCTTCGCATCTACTTCACATAAATGGATGAAGACTTTCCTTGGTTGCATATCCCAGGGTATTCCTGTAGTAACTGCTTATGATACTTTGGGTGAGAGTGGTTTGATTCACTCTATGGTCGAAACTGAGTCTTCTGCCATTTTCACTGACAATCAATTACTGGCCAAAATGATAGTGCCATTACAATCGGCCAGAGATATCAAAATCCTTATCCATAACGAACCTATCGATCCAAATGACAAGAGACAAAACGGTAAACTTTATAAAGCTGCCAAAGACGCAATTAATAAGATCAGAGAAGTTAGACCAGACATAAAAATTTACAGTTTCGAGGAGGTCATCAAAATAGgtaaaaaaagcaaagatGAGATTGTTCTTCACCCACCTAAGCCAGAGGACTTGGCTTGTATCATGTACACTTCAGGCTCAATCGGTGCACCAAAGGGTGTGATGTTAACACATTATAACATTGTGTCTGGTATTGCTGGTGTGGGCCACAACGTTTTTGGATGGATTGGCGCTACAGATCGTGTTTTGTCGTTCCTACCACTGGCTCACATCTTTGAACTGATCTTTGAATTCGAAGCCTTTTACTGGAATGGTATTCTTGGGTATGGTAGTGTTAAAACTTTGACCAATACCTCGACACGTAATTGCAAGGGTGATTTGATCGAATTCAAGCCTACTATAATGATTGGTGTGGCTGCCGTCTGGGAAACAGTGAGGAAGGCTATTCTAGAAAAGATAAACGATTTATCTCCCGTGCTTCAAAAGATTTTCTGGTCTGCTTATAgcatgaaagaaaagaatgtaCCATGTACTGGATTTTTGAGTCGTAtggttttcaaaaaagtcaGACAGGCCACCGGCGGTCATCTAAAGTTTATCATGAACGGTGGATCTGCAATTAGTATAGACgctcaaaaatttttctccaTTGTTCTGTGCCCCATGATTATCGGATACGGGTTAACTGAAACAGTTGCCAATGCTTGTGTTTTGGAGCCTGATCATCTTGAATATGGTATTGTCGGTGATCTTGTTGGATCTATTACTGCCAAATTAGTGGATGTTAAGGATTTGGGttattttgcaaaaaacAATCAAGGAGAGTTGCTACTAAAGGGTGCGCCCGTCTGTTCTGAATACTATAAAAATCCTATAGAAACGGCGGTCGCCTTTACCTATGATGGCTGGTTTCGTACTGGTGATATTGTTGAATGGACTCCCAAGGgacaaattaaaattattgatagaagaaagaatttggtCAAAACTCTAAATGGTGAGTATATTGCATTAGAAAAGTTAGAATCTGTTTACAGATCAAATTCCTATGTGAAAAACATTTGTGTTTATGCGGATGAAAGTAGAGTTAAACCAGTGGGTATTGTAGTACCCAATCTGGGACCTTTATCCAAGTTTGCCATTAAATCACgtttaatgaagaaaggTGAAGACATCGAAAATCATATCCATGAAAAAGCATTACGAAACGCCGTTTTCAAGGAGATGATTGTAACGGCCAAATCTCAAGGTTTGATTGGTATTGAACTGCTATGTggtattgttttctttgatgaGGAATGGACACCTGAAAGTGGCTTTGTCACATCTGCGcaaaaattaaagagaagagaaattttAGCTGCTGTGAAATcagaagttgaaaaagtttaCCAAGAAAATACTTAGAACTAACATTTTATTCTGTTTGCCTATTCA
This genomic window from Saccharomyces mikatae IFO 1815 strain IFO1815 genome assembly, chromosome: 9 contains:
- the FAA3 gene encoding long-chain fatty acid-CoA ligase FAA3 (similar to Saccharomyces cerevisiae FAA3 (YIL009W)), with protein sequence MSEQYSVAVGKAANEHETAPRRNIRVKKRPLIRPLNSSASTLYEFALECFNKGGKRDGMAWRDVIEIHETKKTVVRKVDGKEKSTEKSWLYYEMTPYKTMTYQELTWTMHDMGRGLVKIGIKPNGEQKFHIFASTSHKWMKTFLGCISQGIPVVTAYDTLGESGLIHSMVETESSAIFTDNQLLAKMIVPLQSARDIKILIHNEPIDPNDKRQNGKLYKAAKDAINKIREVRPDIKIYSFEEVIKIGKKSKDEIVLHPPKPEDLACIMYTSGSIGAPKGVMLTHYNIVSGIAGVGHNVFGWIGATDRVLSFLPLAHIFELIFEFEAFYWNGILGYGSVKTLTNTSTRNCKGDLIEFKPTIMIGVAAVWETVRKAILEKINDLSPVLQKIFWSAYSMKEKNVPCTGFLSRMVFKKVRQATGGHLKFIMNGGSAISIDAQKFFSIVLCPMIIGYGLTETVANACVLEPDHLEYGIVGDLVGSITAKLVDVKDLGYFAKNNQGELLLKGAPVCSEYYKNPIETAVAFTYDGWFRTGDIVEWTPKGQIKIIDRRKNLVKTLNGEYIALEKLESVYRSNSYVKNICVYADESRVKPVGIVVPNLGPLSKFAIKSRLMKKGEDIENHIHEKALRNAVFKEMIVTAKSQGLIGIELLCGIVFFDEEWTPESGFVTSAQKLKRREILAAVKSEVEKVYQENT